From a region of the Leptospira kmetyi serovar Malaysia str. Bejo-Iso9 genome:
- a CDS encoding ribose-phosphate diphosphokinase, producing MNGDIAVFAGSSNKQIAEEICTHLNIQPGKINLKKFSDGEISVKVEDNVRGREVFIVQSTSAPANDHLMELLLIMDALRRASVSSISVVIPYYGYGRQDRKVEPRVPISARIVADLLEVVGLNRILTMDLHADQIQGFFRVPVDNLHFAPVLADYINTKKIEDLVIVSPDSGGAERARAFGKKVNGSLAIIDKRRPKANVSEVMNVIGEIEGKNCILLDDMIDTAGTICKAADALLKHGAKSVYCAATHGVLSGEAVDRINATNFTEVVLANTIAIPESKKIHKLKSLSVAPLFANAIKRIHTNQSVSTLFD from the coding sequence ACCCGGCAAGATTAACCTGAAGAAATTCTCCGATGGAGAAATTTCGGTTAAGGTGGAAGATAACGTTCGCGGAAGAGAAGTGTTTATCGTTCAATCCACTTCCGCTCCGGCTAACGATCATTTGATGGAATTGCTTCTGATCATGGACGCGCTTCGTAGAGCTTCCGTTTCGAGCATCAGCGTAGTGATTCCTTATTACGGTTACGGACGTCAGGATCGCAAAGTGGAACCTCGCGTTCCGATTTCCGCGAGAATCGTCGCGGATCTGCTCGAAGTCGTTGGCCTGAACAGAATTCTTACCATGGACTTGCATGCGGATCAGATTCAGGGATTCTTCCGTGTTCCCGTGGACAATCTTCACTTCGCTCCGGTTTTAGCGGATTATATCAACACCAAAAAGATCGAAGACCTCGTGATCGTTTCTCCCGATTCGGGTGGAGCGGAAAGAGCGAGAGCCTTCGGTAAAAAAGTAAACGGTTCATTAGCAATTATTGATAAACGAAGACCGAAAGCGAACGTCTCCGAAGTCATGAACGTGATCGGCGAGATCGAAGGGAAGAATTGTATTCTTCTCGACGACATGATCGACACTGCGGGAACGATCTGCAAGGCCGCGGACGCTCTTTTAAAACACGGAGCAAAGTCGGTTTATTGCGCGGCGACTCACGGAGTTCTTTCCGGCGAGGCTGTGGATCGTATCAACGCGACTAACTTCACCGAAGTCGTTCTCGCGAACACGATCGCGATTCCCGAATCCAAAAAGATTCATAAATTGAAATCATTGTCCGTAGCTCCTCTTTTCGCCAACGCGATCAAGAGGATTCATACAAATCAATCAGTCAGCACTTTATTCGATTAA